In Actinoplanes octamycinicus, the genomic window GAGGACCGCCCGGTGTACTCGGCGCACGGGCCGTCCGGGGCGGTGCCGCAGTGCAGCGTCTGGGCGAGCTGGTCCCGGCCGTTGACGTCGGTCATGATGTCGGTCTCGCCGACCGACGGCCAGTTGGTGTAGTTGCCGCGGTAGGCGGCGCCGGTGGCCCGGAAGCCCGGCCAGTACCCGGCGCCGTTGGTCACGCCCGGCTGCTTGAGCACGGCGCTGAACTTGAGCATCTCGCCCGGTTGCGGGGTGAAGTCGGTGCGCTGGGTCTCCAGCCGGCCTGAGGTCCACTTGCCGCTGCCGTCGCGGATCGCCTTGATGCTCAGCTTGCCGCTGCCGTCGAGCGCGACGTTCGCGGTGGAGTCGCTGGCGGTCTCGACCGAGCCGGTGCCCCAGTTGGCGGCGCCGCCCGGGTACTGGGTGCCGGTGCGCAGCAACCAGTTCGCGGCGCTCGGTGAGGTGCCGGCCGTACCGTCGAAGGTGTCCTGCCAGACGGTGGTGAAGTTGGGGTCCTGGGTCGGCGGGGTGGTCGGCGTGGTCGTGGTGCCGCCGCTGGTGAGGACCTTGAACTCGTAGAGCGAGTAGCCGTAGCCGCTGCCCCGGACGGTCCCGTAGAGCCGGACATACCGCCCGCTGCCGGAAACACTCAGGTTTTCCGTGCCGCCGGCTCCGGTGGTGGTGGAGTAGGCGTCGGTCCAGGTGGTCCCATCCGGACTTGTCTGGATTTTATAAGATTTCCCGTACGCGCCCTCCCACTGCAGGACGACGCCACAGATCATCTTCGTCGCGCCCAGGTCGACGCGGATCCACTGCGGGTCGGCGAAGACGCTGGACCAGCGGGTGCCCGCGTTGCCGTCGAAGGCCTTGTCGGCGGAGACGTCGGCGCCCTCCTGCGAGGAGGCGGTGGCCGGCTGACCCTGCGCGGCGTTGGTGGCGCACTCGCCGGTCGGGGTGCCGCCGAGCGAGCCGTAGACCTTGAACTCGTAGAGCGAGTAGCCGTAGCCGCTGCTCCGGGCAGTGCCGTAGAGCCGGACGTAGCGCCCGGTGCCGCTGACCGTCAGGTCCTCGGTGCCGCCGGCGCCGGTGGTCGTCGAGTAGACGTCCGTCCAGGCAGTCCCATCCGGACTTGTCTGGATCTTGAAGGCTTTACCGTACGCGCCCTCCCACTGCAGCGTGACCTTGCTGATCGTGGCCGTGGCGCCCAGGTCCACCCGGATCCACTGCGGGTCGGCGAACTGGCTGGACCACCGGGTCCCGGCGTCGCCGTCGAAGGCCTTGTCGGCGGAGACGTCGGCGCCCTCGACCGACGAGGCGAGGGCGGGCTTGCCCTGGGACAGGAGCGTGTCAGCGGCGCTCGCCACGGTCGTCACGGCAACCGTGGCCAGACCCAGCAGCACGGCGAGGACGCCTGCCAGCAGGGCCGGTCTTGGTCTCTGTTTCATGATCACACCCCACGGGGGACGGCATTTCGGGATACAGGGAAAGCGCTCTCCAAGCGAACGCGATTGTTTCGCTCATGTTGCCGGAGGTCAATACTTCCCATTGACATCACCGGTTCCGGAACTGCAAGCTCCGCCCGTGAAACCGAATCCCCGGCTCCTTGTCGCAGCCCTGCTGCTCGGCGTGGCCGCCTGCGGCTCCCCCACCACGCCGGCCGCACCCACCCCGCCCTCGGCGCCCGCACCGGCCGCTTCGCCAGCCTTCGGCGGCACCGACCTCGCCTGGATCGAGATCAACATCGCGATGGACGAGGAGCTGCTCCCGCTGCTCGCCCTGACCCCCGGGAGCAGCCCGCTCAAAGAGCTTTCCGCGCAGGTCAAAGCGTTCACCGACGAGGAGCTGGCGACGCTGCGGCAGCTGCACGCCGAAGCCGGGCTGCCCGCCGAGAACCAGCACAAGGGCATGCCGATGCCCGGCATGGTGACGCCGTCGCTGCTCGCGTCGGCCACCGCGGCGCGCGGCGCCGGCTTCGACGCGCTGCTCGCCAAGGCCCTCCGGGAGCACCTGGAGCAGGGCAAGCAGCTGGCCACCAGCGAGCGGTCGGCCGGCGCGGAATCCCGCACGAAGGCGCTCGCGGAGCGCATTCTGAAAACTCGCGAGAGCGCCCTGGCGAAGCTACAAAAAGATTTCTGAAATAGTCGCCGAGAAAGTTGTTATCGCATCTCGGCGACCGCGTCGCGCGGCTCGGCGGGCCGTCGAAGGATGGCCATCGCCTCGGCGACGCGGTTATCCACATTGACGCGCTGTCCACAGGGCTGGCCCGCGCGGCCGCATCTTCGCGCGACGCTGTCTCTGGGCAGGCCCCCCTGGGCGGGCGGGGATCGAGAAGTGGCCGGATCGCTGCACGGCGGGCCAGGAACGCGCCGGAACGGGCACGGACACGACGGAGCCGGCCGGCGCGGCGCTCCCGCCGTACCGAAAAAGGGTGTGCTGCCTGCCCGGAGGAGTCCCCACAACCTCCGGGCAGGCAGCGGTCAGAGGGTTACGGCAGCTCGTAACGCTCGTTGAGCGCCGCCCCGCGCTCCGGCTTGTACTGGTCGAAGCCACGCGGGTTGCACTGCAGCCCGCCGTTGATGCAGTGCCTGGTCAGGGCGGCGAGCACGGCCGGGTCCCACGCGTTGTAGACGTCGTAGTGGAAGGAATAGCCGCGGCCGCTGGCGAAGCGGACGTTGGCCAGGTTGCCGCTGACCGGCCAGGCCATCTTGAACTCGATCATCGGGACGGCAACCGGGTGGTCGGCCGGGCAGACGCCGACGATCGGGTACGCCATGTGGCTCTTGTGGTCCGGGGTGTCCAGGTGGATGCCGTCCCAGCAGCTCGGGGCCTGGAAGCGGACGTTGAGCTGGGAGCCGGCCACGCAGTTCGCCGGGATGTCCCACTGCCGGGTGAGGTCGCCGCACTCGAAGCCCTCGACCGCGCCCGGGTGGTTGCGGAACTCGTCGAGGGTGGAGTTCGGGCTGCCGACCACGTAGCGCAGCCCCGGCGGGAACGGCCGCACGCTGGTGTAGTCGATCACGCCGCTCTTGTAGTAGATGACCTGCGGGCCGTCCGGCTGCACGGCGGTGGTGCCGTTGAACAGCGTCGGCATCCAGTAACCGGTCTTGTCACCCGGGGTGATGCAGGACGTGCCGCCGGCCTGCAGCGAGGCGAGCGTGGTCATCGCGTTGGTGGTGCGGTTGCCCATGAAGGTGTGCGAGTGCGAGGCGCCGGGCAGGTTCGGGAAGACGATCGGGTCGTCGCCGAGGTTGGTCCGGCTGACCGAGCAGTTCGCCTGGAACTCGCGGTGGGTGACCGGCGGGTTCTGCGCGGGCGGGGTCGCGGTGGACGGGACCACCCCGGTGACCGGCGGGTTCGCGTAGACGTAGCCGGGGCCGTCGGTGGGCGGCGGGGTGGACGACGACGTTCCGTAGACCTGGAACTCGTACAGCGAGTAGCCGTAGCCGGTGCCGCGCTGGGTGCCGTACATCCGGACGTAGCGGCCGGAGCCGTTGACCGCCAGGGTCTGCTTGCCACCGGTGGCGGTGGTGGTGCTGTAGATCGTGGTCCAGGCGTTGCCGTCCGGCGAGGTCTGGATCTGGAAGGCCTTCGCGTACGCCGCCTCCCACTCGAGCTTGACCTGCGTGATCGTGGCGGTGACGCCGAGGTCCACGCGCAGCCACTGCGGGTCGGACCACTGGCTGCCCCAGCGGGTCTCGGAGCGGCCGTCGACCGCGGCGATGGCCGGGGATTCGCCGTTCTCGGTGGACGAGGCGAGCGCCGGCCGGCCCTGGGACAGCAGGGTATCGGCCGCGTAGGCGGACTGGGTGACGGCCAGCACGGTGCTGACCAGAGCGAGCGCCGCTAACGGCGCCAGCAGCTTCTTCTTGTGCACGGGGGATCTCCCAAGGTTCGAGGACGGTGCGTACGCTTGGAGAGCGCTTTCCAGTCTTCGAGCCCGCCCGCGCTCCCGTCAATGGTTTGGGGTTCCGGAACGTGGCGAACCGCCCCTGGAGCGGCGAGGGCGGAAAGCGCTCTCCATCCCGTGCTATAAACACCGCATGCAGACGCACCGGCTACCCACGCTCGAGGACGTAGCCCGAGTGGCCGGCGTCTCACGGGCCACCGTCTCGCGCGTCGTCAACGGCATCCGCAACGTCGACCCGCAGCTGCACGAGCTGGTCTGGAGCGCCGTCGAGCAGACCGGTTACGTGCCCAACCGGATGGCCCGCTCACTGGTCACCCGGCGCACCGGCACGGTGGCCCTGGTGGTCTCCGACTTCGAGACGCACGACGACGACCCGTTCATGAGCCGGTTCTTCGCCGACCCCTACTTCGGCCGGATCGTCGGCGGCCTGATGAGCGTGCTGCGCCCGGCCAGCACCCAGCTGGCCCTCCAGATGGTCGGCGCCGACGGGCACAAACGCCTGGTCGGCGACCTGCGCAACGGGCAGGCCGACGGCGCCGTGGTGCTCTCCCTGCCGGCCCGCGACCCGCTGCCCGGCCTGCTCGCCGAGGCCGGCATCCCGGCCGTGCTGATCGGCCGGCCGCCCGAGCCGGTCCCGATCAGCTACGTCGACCTGGCCAACGAGACCGGCGCCGCGATCGCCGCCGACCGCCTGGCCGGGCGCGGTTGCCAGCGGATCGGCATGATCTCCGGCCCGGCCGACGTGCCGGCCAGCCAGGACCGGATCACCGGTTTCCGGCGCGCGATGGCCCGGCACGGGCACGCCTGGGTGCCGACCGTCAGCGGCAACTTCACCCAGCGCAGCGGCGAGGAGGCGATGCGCGAGCTGCTCGCCGCACACCCGCAGCTGGACGGCGTCTTCGTGGCCAACGACCTGATGGCCCTCGGCGCCCTGCTCGTCCTGCGGGACGCCGGCAAGCGCGTCCCGGACGACGTCGCGGTGGTCGGTTTCGACGACAGCAGCGCCGCGCTGGCCGCCCGACCGGCCCTCACCACGGTCCGGCACCCGCTCGAGGACATGGCCGCCGAGGCGGCGAAGGTGCTGCTCACCCGCATCGAGGACCCGACCTCCCGGGTCAGCTCGGTGATCTACGAGCCGTCCCTGGTGGTCCGCCAGTCCGCCTGACCGCCGATCACTCCCGGTCCGCTCCGGTCCGGCTCACCCGGCCGCCGACGAACGGTCCGCTGCGGTCCGGCTCACCCCGCCGCCCACGAGCGGCCCGCTCCGGCTTGCTGCCGCCGCTTTCCGGTACGCCCCGAGCGCCCCGCGCCCGGCAAGCGGTCCGTCGTCGCGCCGGCCTCGGCGGGACGGCTGCGCGCGTACCCCTGATCGGCGGTCGCAGGACGAAGCGGACCGCGCGCGTCCGTGTGGCCCGCGTGCGAGTGGGTAGGCAGAGGCGAGACCTTCCCGGCCTGCGGACTGTGACGTCGCAGATACTTTCTAAAACCTATAGGGTCGATATAGATTGAGGCCGGTCGTCGGAGAAGGCGGGGAGGCCAGCGCTTGTCCTGCCCGTCTTCGTGGCCGCTGACCTGACTGTTTAGCCTCACAAGCGCACGCCCGACGGTAAGGAACCGCGCATGACCATCTCGCAGACCCCCGCGACGTTCGCCACCAACCAGGACCTGGACCCGATCCGGCTGCGGCAGGCGTTCGGCGTGTTCCCCAGCGGGGTGGTCGCCGTCGCGGCCGCGGTCGACGGGCGGCTCGTCGGGCTCGCGGCCAGCTCCTTCACGTCGGTGAGCATCGATCCCCCGCTGGTCTCCTTCTCCATCGCGAACACCTCGAAGACCTGGCCCGACCTGCGCCGCGCCGACCACCTCGGGGTGACCGTGCTGGCCGCGCACCACGACACGATCTGCCGGCAGCTGGCCGGGGCGGTGGAGCACCGGTTCGACGGGGTGGCCGCCTCGGTCAGCGACGACGGCGCGGTCACCATCGACGACGGGCTGGCCCGGTTCGACACCACGATCTACCGCGAGGTGGAGGCCGGCGACCACACCATCGTGCTGCTCCGGCTGCACGCCGTCGACCACCCGGTGGACCGGGAGGGGCTGCTGTCGCCGCTGGTGTTCCACCGGTCCGCGTTCGGCCGCGTCGCCGCGGAGTGACCCGACTCGACCAGGGCGGGCTGACCCTGCGTCAGCTGGGGCCGACTGTCTACCTGCCGTCGGCGGTCTACTCCACCGGGTTCGGCGCGATCGCCCCGGTGGTGGTGCTGTCGGCGACCGGGCTGGGCGCCTCCCCCGCCGCCGCTGCCCTGGTCGCCGGGCTGCTCGGGGCCGGGCAGATCGCCGGCGGGCTGCCCGCCGGGGTGCTGGTCGACCGGTTCGGCGAGCAGCGGACCATGCTCGGCGCGGCCGCTCTCGGGCTGCCCGCGCTGGTCGCCTGCATGCTGGCCCGGGACGTCCGGCTGCTGGCCGTTGCGGTCTTCCTGCTCGGCATCACCGGGGCGGCCTGGGGGCTGGCCCGGCACGCGTACCTCACCGAGGCGGTCCGTCCGGAGCTGCGGGCCCGGGCGATGTCGACGCTCGGCGGGGTGGGCCGGGTCGGCACCTTCGCCGGACCGTTCCTCGGCGCGCCGGTGGTCCACGTGCTCGGCGTCTCCGGGGCCTACCTGGTGGCCGCGGTGGCGGTCACCGTGGCCGCGGCGCTGGTCGTGGTGCTGCCACCGGTGCCGCACGACCGGCCGCACGCCGGCCCGCTCGACCGGCCCCGCCTGACGACGGTGCTGCGCGACAACGCGCCCGTCCTGCGCACGCTCGGCTCGGCGATCCTGCTGGTCGGCGCGCTGCGGGCGGCCCGGCAGACGATCCTGCCGCTGTGGGGCGCCGGGCTCGGACTGTCCCCGGCGACCATCGGCGTCATCTACGGGATCTCCGGCGGCGTGGACATGCTGCTGTTCTATCCGGCCGGGCGACTGATGGACCGGCGCGGGCGGCGCTGGGCGGCGGTCCCGGCGATGGCGCTGCTCGGGCTGGCCCACGCGCTGCTGCCGCTGGCCGGCGGCGCGGCCGGACTCACCGTGATCGGCCTGCTGATGGGCGTCGGGAACGGGCTGAGCGCCGGCCTGGTGATGACCATCGGCGCGGACGTGTCGCCGGTGGCCGGGCGGGCGCGGTTCCTGGGCGCCTGGCGGATGTGCTCCGACCTGGGCAACGGCGGCGGGCCGCTGCTGATCGGCGCGGTCACCGCGGCGGTCTCGCTGCCCGCGGCCGCACTCGTGGTGGCCGGGGCCGGGGCGCTGGCCGCGATGCTGCTCGGCCGCTGGGTCCCGCCCGACCGACCGAGCCGAGCGCCCTGAAAGCCGGACCCGCACGGTCCCGACCGGGCTGGACCCGCTGAACGCCGGACCCGCACGGTCCCGGCTGGGCGTCAGGGGTGTCTCGACGTCGTCGAGACACCCCTGACAGCCAGCTCGAAGCGGGACCGGACCGCGGTCTACACCGAAGCGGACCGGGGGCTGAGCTGCGCGGCCGCGGACGGCGACGGCGCGGTGGTGCGCTGGGGCCGCGGCGCGGCGGAGTGGTCGGCGAAGGACCACGGGAGGGCGGGCACCGAGCGGAACAGCGGGCGCAGGTCGGCCGGGACCAGGTGGGCGAGCTGCTCCGGGCGGATCCCGCGGTCGGCGGTGTTCAGCTCGGCCAGCACCACCCGGGCCAGGAAGGCGGCGTCCGCGCTGTCCGCGTAGAGCCGATCGGCGACCCGGGTGAGGAACCGGCGGACGTCGAGGATCTCGACGATCCGGCCGGGCTCCGGGATCGGCAGT contains:
- a CDS encoding MFS transporter: MTRLDQGGLTLRQLGPTVYLPSAVYSTGFGAIAPVVVLSATGLGASPAAAALVAGLLGAGQIAGGLPAGVLVDRFGEQRTMLGAAALGLPALVACMLARDVRLLAVAVFLLGITGAAWGLARHAYLTEAVRPELRARAMSTLGGVGRVGTFAGPFLGAPVVHVLGVSGAYLVAAVAVTVAAALVVVLPPVPHDRPHAGPLDRPRLTTVLRDNAPVLRTLGSAILLVGALRAARQTILPLWGAGLGLSPATIGVIYGISGGVDMLLFYPAGRLMDRRGRRWAAVPAMALLGLAHALLPLAGGAAGLTVIGLLMGVGNGLSAGLVMTIGADVSPVAGRARFLGAWRMCSDLGNGGGPLLIGAVTAAVSLPAAALVVAGAGALAAMLLGRWVPPDRPSRAP
- a CDS encoding DUF2267 domain-containing protein, encoding MNHDDLLTRIQQNGRLHGRNESRRVVTTVLGVLSELLPAPAYRRLTAGLPEELRQRLPIPEPGRIVEILDVRRFLTRVADRLYADSADAAFLARVVLAELNTADRGIRPEQLAHLVPADLRPLFRSVPALPWSFADHSAAPRPQRTTAPSPSAAAQLSPRSASV
- a CDS encoding DUF305 domain-containing protein; the encoded protein is MKPNPRLLVAALLLGVAACGSPTTPAAPTPPSAPAPAASPAFGGTDLAWIEINIAMDEELLPLLALTPGSSPLKELSAQVKAFTDEELATLRQLHAEAGLPAENQHKGMPMPGMVTPSLLASATAARGAGFDALLAKALREHLEQGKQLATSERSAGAESRTKALAERILKTRESALAKLQKDF
- a CDS encoding DUF1996 domain-containing protein, with amino-acid sequence MHKKKLLAPLAALALVSTVLAVTQSAYAADTLLSQGRPALASSTENGESPAIAAVDGRSETRWGSQWSDPQWLRVDLGVTATITQVKLEWEAAYAKAFQIQTSPDGNAWTTIYSTTTATGGKQTLAVNGSGRYVRMYGTQRGTGYGYSLYEFQVYGTSSSTPPPTDGPGYVYANPPVTGVVPSTATPPAQNPPVTHREFQANCSVSRTNLGDDPIVFPNLPGASHSHTFMGNRTTNAMTTLASLQAGGTSCITPGDKTGYWMPTLFNGTTAVQPDGPQVIYYKSGVIDYTSVRPFPPGLRYVVGSPNSTLDEFRNHPGAVEGFECGDLTRQWDIPANCVAGSQLNVRFQAPSCWDGIHLDTPDHKSHMAYPIVGVCPADHPVAVPMIEFKMAWPVSGNLANVRFASGRGYSFHYDVYNAWDPAVLAALTRHCINGGLQCNPRGFDQYKPERGAALNERYELP
- a CDS encoding LacI family DNA-binding transcriptional regulator — translated: MQTHRLPTLEDVARVAGVSRATVSRVVNGIRNVDPQLHELVWSAVEQTGYVPNRMARSLVTRRTGTVALVVSDFETHDDDPFMSRFFADPYFGRIVGGLMSVLRPASTQLALQMVGADGHKRLVGDLRNGQADGAVVLSLPARDPLPGLLAEAGIPAVLIGRPPEPVPISYVDLANETGAAIAADRLAGRGCQRIGMISGPADVPASQDRITGFRRAMARHGHAWVPTVSGNFTQRSGEEAMRELLAAHPQLDGVFVANDLMALGALLVLRDAGKRVPDDVAVVGFDDSSAALAARPALTTVRHPLEDMAAEAAKVLLTRIEDPTSRVSSVIYEPSLVVRQSA
- a CDS encoding flavin reductase family protein, producing MTISQTPATFATNQDLDPIRLRQAFGVFPSGVVAVAAAVDGRLVGLAASSFTSVSIDPPLVSFSIANTSKTWPDLRRADHLGVTVLAAHHDTICRQLAGAVEHRFDGVAASVSDDGAVTIDDGLARFDTTIYREVEAGDHTIVLLRLHAVDHPVDREGLLSPLVFHRSAFGRVAAE